The proteins below come from a single Triticum aestivum cultivar Chinese Spring chromosome 5D, IWGSC CS RefSeq v2.1, whole genome shotgun sequence genomic window:
- the LOC123126162 gene encoding uncharacterized protein, translating to MEVEEAEQLEQQLLGFNMEQVAAEFAVTQSDEMVEQQAILKSIQDEAYVKANPAFLQQKQAASDALFAEAGAEIAKEEAGAKQPEEPELQLPPMLPESGTEIVDISDDE from the coding sequence atggaggtggaggaggcggagcagcTAGAGCAACAGTTGCTAGGCTTCAACATGGAGCAGGTGGCGGCGGAGTTCGCCGTCACCCAGTCCGACGAGATggtggagcagcaggccatcctgaagtccatccaggatgaggcctatgtgaaGGCCAACCCGGCGTTCCTCCAGCAGAAGCAGGCGGCGTCCGACGCACTCTTCGCCGAAGCCGGCGCGGAGATAgcgaaggaggaggccggagccaAGCAGCCGGAGGAGCCAGAGCTGCAACTGCCGCCAATGCTGCCGGAGTCGGGCACGGAGATTGTCGATATCTCCGACGATGAGTAG